One window from the genome of Dyella sp. A6 encodes:
- a CDS encoding TetR/AcrR family transcriptional regulator: MGVSKQQAIENRRAIVTAAEALFRERGVDAVGLTELTKAAGFTQGGFYNHFKSKADLVAAVIEQATERGCSELGAAIENSKAQAAEPMERQVDWYLSSGHRADIALGCPLAVFAGDVRRLDAQAQKAYAKGLENNFEQLARIVARSSARAKRKKAIALFSQMVGAMVLSRAVLDVDPALADEILKDGRDALHQSIGD; encoded by the coding sequence ATGGGCGTATCCAAACAACAAGCCATTGAAAACAGGCGTGCCATCGTCACGGCGGCCGAAGCACTGTTCCGTGAGCGCGGGGTCGACGCCGTGGGGCTTACCGAACTGACCAAGGCCGCCGGCTTTACCCAGGGCGGCTTCTACAACCATTTCAAGTCCAAGGCGGACCTGGTTGCGGCAGTGATCGAGCAAGCCACCGAGCGTGGTTGCAGCGAGCTCGGCGCCGCGATCGAAAACTCGAAGGCGCAGGCCGCCGAACCGATGGAACGCCAGGTGGACTGGTATCTATCGAGCGGCCATCGTGCCGATATTGCGTTGGGATGCCCGCTGGCAGTGTTCGCCGGCGATGTACGACGACTCGACGCCCAAGCGCAGAAAGCCTACGCGAAGGGCCTCGAAAACAACTTCGAGCAACTCGCCAGGATTGTTGCCAGAAGCAGTGCGCGTGCGAAGCGAAAAAAGGCCATCGCGCTGTTCAGCCAGATGGTCGGAGCGATGGTGCTGTCGCGTGCTGTCCTGGATGTCGATCCGGCCCTGGCGGACGAGATCCTGAAGGACGGGCGCGATGCCCTGCACCAGTCCATCGGGGACTGA
- a CDS encoding LysR family transcriptional regulator — protein MELRHLRYFIAVVETGSLTVAAERRLHTSQPSLSRQIKDLEDQVGTELLIRSARGVTLTDAGKVFFDHARLALNQVEAGVEAARKASQPSKQRFAMGFLTGQEMTWLPHAMHILRAELPNLDVTVSSDYSPDLAEAVARGKLDVAFMRAEPDYDLAYNQVSSEPLVVLMPSDHPLAAHEKVRPRELAGEPFIGMGNRATVLRSVIDDYLRRVKVELAPEQVVDNPAMVMSLVASTRGVTLIPAYAQNLMPWSVTSRPLAGDAPNIALVVGHKRSNHSPVLKMFLSHLDELMERVRHAP, from the coding sequence ATGGAGCTTCGCCATTTGCGCTACTTCATTGCCGTCGTGGAAACCGGCAGCCTGACGGTTGCCGCCGAACGCCGCCTGCATACCTCGCAGCCTTCATTGAGCCGACAGATCAAGGACCTCGAGGATCAGGTGGGTACCGAGCTGCTGATCCGCAGCGCACGCGGCGTCACCCTGACGGACGCAGGCAAGGTGTTCTTCGATCACGCGCGACTCGCACTCAACCAGGTCGAGGCGGGTGTCGAGGCTGCACGCAAGGCATCGCAACCGAGCAAGCAGCGTTTCGCCATGGGCTTCCTGACCGGTCAGGAAATGACCTGGCTTCCCCATGCCATGCATATCCTCCGGGCCGAGTTGCCCAATCTGGACGTGACCGTGTCCAGCGACTACTCACCGGATCTCGCCGAAGCGGTCGCCCGCGGCAAACTCGATGTGGCCTTCATGCGGGCCGAGCCCGATTACGATCTGGCCTATAACCAGGTTTCAAGCGAGCCACTGGTCGTGCTCATGCCCAGTGACCACCCACTGGCTGCGCACGAGAAGGTTCGTCCGAGGGAGCTGGCCGGCGAACCCTTTATCGGCATGGGCAACCGGGCCACGGTGCTGCGCTCGGTGATCGACGATTACCTTCGGCGCGTCAAGGTCGAGCTGGCACCGGAGCAGGTGGTGGACAACCCGGCCATGGTGATGTCTCTGGTGGCGTCGACGCGTGGCGTCACGTTGATCCCTGCGTATGCGCAGAACCTGATGCCATGGTCGGTGACGAGCCGGCCGCTGGCAGGCGATGCACCGAACATCGCACTTGTCGTCGGCCACAAGCGCTCGAACCACTCGCCCGTACTAAAGATGTTCCTGTCGCATCTGGACGAGCTGATGGAACGTGTGCGTCATGCACCGTGA
- a CDS encoding alpha/beta hydrolase, whose amino-acid sequence MTQHTHQTAPTQYVEANGIRFAYRRFGKPGTIPLVLHMHFTGTLDHWDPAITDGFAQDREVILFDNAGIGGSSGEVPTTIEGMAADSAAFIRALGLGQVDALGFSLGGLVAQTLAIAEPVLVRKLVLVGTGPRSGEGMATLTPEAQRIFGASYEPADHLWLKVFFTDSPASQAAGHAFLERFRQRQADRDPEANDKVAPAQLEALGKWGAPRENPYDYLRELKQPTLVVNGDNDVIIYTVNSLILQKHIPNAQLILYPDANHGSQYQYPQRFVRNTSTFLDS is encoded by the coding sequence ATGACACAGCACACCCACCAGACGGCCCCGACGCAGTACGTCGAAGCCAACGGCATCCGCTTCGCCTACCGCCGCTTCGGCAAGCCCGGGACCATTCCTCTGGTCCTGCATATGCACTTCACCGGCACCCTCGACCATTGGGACCCCGCTATCACTGATGGCTTTGCCCAGGATCGCGAAGTCATCCTCTTCGACAATGCCGGCATCGGCGGCAGCTCCGGTGAGGTGCCCACGACCATCGAGGGCATGGCCGCCGACTCGGCCGCGTTCATCCGCGCCCTGGGTCTGGGCCAGGTCGATGCCCTGGGTTTCTCCCTCGGCGGACTGGTCGCGCAGACCCTGGCGATTGCCGAACCTGTTCTGGTCCGCAAGCTAGTCCTGGTGGGCACCGGACCGCGCAGCGGCGAAGGCATGGCCACGCTCACCCCCGAGGCCCAGCGCATTTTCGGCGCCAGCTATGAACCGGCTGACCATCTCTGGCTGAAAGTCTTCTTCACCGACTCGCCTGCCAGCCAGGCAGCGGGGCATGCGTTCCTGGAACGCTTCCGCCAGCGCCAGGCCGACCGTGACCCGGAGGCCAACGACAAGGTGGCGCCGGCCCAGCTCGAAGCCTTGGGCAAGTGGGGTGCCCCGCGCGAGAACCCCTACGACTACCTGCGTGAACTGAAGCAGCCCACCCTGGTCGTCAATGGCGACAACGACGTCATCATCTACACCGTCAACTCGCTGATCCTGCAGAAGCACATTCCCAACGCGCAGCTGATCCTCTATCCCGACGCCAATCACGGCTCCCAGTACCAGTATCCCCAGCGCTTCGTACGGAACACCTCGACGTTCCTCGATAGCTGA
- a CDS encoding DUF427 domain-containing protein has protein sequence MTQTPSSTRSVKVPGPDHPISIVRQPRRVLVKLAGKIIADTRDALTLSEASYAPVHYIPRKDVDMTLLQRSEHATYCPYKGECAYYSMPSGGERSTDAAWTYESPFDAVAIIKDHIAFYPDRVDSIDVLD, from the coding sequence ATGACCCAGACACCCTCATCCACCAGGTCGGTCAAAGTTCCCGGACCGGACCATCCCATCTCGATCGTGAGACAGCCCAGGCGGGTGCTGGTGAAGCTCGCCGGCAAGATCATCGCCGACACACGCGATGCACTCACGCTGAGCGAAGCCAGCTACGCACCGGTCCACTACATCCCGCGCAAGGACGTCGACATGACGCTCCTGCAGCGAAGCGAACACGCGACCTACTGTCCGTACAAGGGCGAATGCGCGTACTACAGCATGCCCTCCGGTGGCGAACGCTCCACTGATGCCGCCTGGACCTACGAATCACCATTTGATGCTGTCGCGATCATCAAGGATCACATCGCGTTCTACCCCGACCGTGTCGACAGCATCGACGTACTCGACTGA
- a CDS encoding SDR family NAD(P)-dependent oxidoreductase — protein MTTLTGKTALVTGASRGIGRAIAFALAKQGAQVLVHYGSAQKEADEVVNGIRSAGGRAEKVGADLSVPNGAHELARQVRQIVGDRLDILVANAGVSKAAPIEEMTTEDFDKLFAVNVRAPYFLVQQLLPALTQGSSIIFTSSLAARAAVGNISAYAATKGAISTLVKQFASLLGGRGIRVNAIAPGVVETDMSNFAKTDAGRDFTLGMQALKRVAQPEDIAGAAVFLASDSARWVTGDVLSVDGGSKL, from the coding sequence ATGACTACGCTAACTGGCAAGACCGCGCTTGTGACCGGCGCCTCCCGCGGCATCGGCCGTGCCATCGCCTTCGCACTCGCCAAGCAGGGCGCGCAGGTACTCGTGCACTACGGCAGTGCACAAAAAGAAGCTGACGAAGTCGTCAACGGCATCCGGTCTGCAGGCGGCCGGGCTGAAAAGGTCGGTGCCGACCTCAGTGTGCCGAACGGTGCGCATGAGCTGGCCCGGCAAGTCCGCCAGATCGTCGGCGACCGGCTGGACATTCTCGTCGCCAACGCGGGTGTTTCCAAGGCCGCTCCGATCGAGGAGATGACGACCGAGGACTTCGACAAACTGTTTGCGGTGAATGTCCGTGCGCCGTACTTCCTCGTCCAGCAGCTGCTGCCTGCGCTGACCCAGGGAAGCAGCATCATCTTTACCTCTTCGCTGGCGGCCCGGGCGGCCGTGGGAAATATCTCCGCATACGCCGCCACCAAGGGGGCCATCTCGACCCTGGTGAAGCAGTTTGCATCGCTGCTGGGGGGGCGCGGTATTCGCGTCAATGCCATCGCTCCGGGCGTGGTCGAAACGGACATGTCCAACTTCGCCAAGACCGATGCCGGTCGTGACTTCACGCTCGGCATGCAGGCGCTCAAGCGCGTGGCCCAGCCCGAGGACATCGCCGGGGCTGCGGTATTTCTTGCATCGGACAGCGCACGCTGGGTCACCGGCGACGTGCTCAGCGTCGATGGCGGTTCGAAACTTTGA